Proteins from a genomic interval of Cryptococcus neoformans var. grubii H99 chromosome 8, complete sequence:
- a CDS encoding sterol 3beta-glucosyltransferase, translating to MRWFSTSEAVQRSGTPCAAQLFDLFKYMAGDNSDADFGQGEAAEGEENEVLPDFLPQDDRSSPATWDDRPYALPDDSHPHIASQETRPSAPSRTRPSTPSRTRPSTPSRTRPSTPLRAEREKRTPTYLEEAERVTERERNSLSARMTAILLSNLSNAMLFRSSKKVKRRPLPLKDQDPSPEIGAKSSVLLTPSASMDDYMIGVLGDPSEDDTSLDGDDITDEEKMAAIISEFGDIASLYEDQEPERILAESKGSIFKSVMMIGNLHLTTHRLLFHASIPPDHGTKTGALSSTQSAVDDATARQPDVLQAGPVTVHFPGAIRPSRRVWMELSSEMVTTYPGADEASRVRPLRCVLLSSVRQLEPIDLEHPRDFYVEYKTATGWKRSHISVDTEQSAGQWRRAFNAALFRQMRYKWRQSNGVSPPDNWSMMRVCIPLSRATLKGISSYYSFATLMGLDVDLEAVLHPALSFLSGNKNHIGDASHKLKPIHPSSISSVKPPALPFSKMTSRKSSLQRGDADAARLCDLGNGYQASSDNPKEPKLFEFNIAVLNEQVWFAEALQSAVNASKLRKYAATAKIPKVVLEVDGHDCLAADDELDSKSMGTTGNKELEEDEDGSDDLLQQTRKREKASMAAKVFGLKEEDGIWMKRCYIITSFLPARGHIIITPRYICFWRRVAVGTDIRYRFPVEDVENVFSVPGMRAHFHGLALQIKGHEDLRFEFWKQASRDEVMTHIKSLAGTNPGVIALHSQPPSPLVPNSGKQDMAVSPKQTFAVHPADILAPSKSSLFQPLSVTDDSLPYLPFVANKPLFTARLEPRTFVCLTIGSRGDVQPYIALGLGLKKDGHKVVIVTHLEFKDWVEGYGIEHREAGGDPTALMKLSQEHKMFSPGFFKESLGSFRQWLDNLLLDSWQACKDADVLIESPSAMAGIHIAEALKIPYFRAFTMPWTRTSAYPQAFLVPAFEMGPSFNYATYVLFDNIMWKATAPQINRWRKKHLNLKPTDLSTLSITNVPFLYNFSPTVVPKPLDWHDDVNVTGYWNLEDSDRDWVPPAALEEFIVRANEKGRPLVYIGFGSIVVPQPDEMTRSIIKAVEKANVCAIIAKGWSSRGGDPAKEGQNITFPESCYDIDKIPHAWLFPRVRAALHHGGAGTVGASLRAGIPTLIKPWFGDQFFWSIRVSKLGVGLKVPSLRSDDVASALIKATSDRVMIEKAARIGERIRSENGVANAVSAISYNISRAASNRRTVR from the exons ATGCGCTGGTTCTCAACATCAGAGGCCGTCCAGCGATCAGGCACGCCATGTGCTGCTCAATTGTTTGACCTCTTCAAATACATGGCGGGAGACAACTCAGACGCAGATTTTGGTCAGGGGGAAGCCGCTGAAGGTGAGGAGAACGAGGTCCTCCCCGATTTTCTCCCTCAGGACGATAGATCTTCACCGGCGACTTGGGATGATCGTCCCTATGCTTTACCCGATGATTCCCATCCGCATATCGCTTCTCAGGAGACTAGGCCCTCAGCTCCTTCACGAACTAGGCCCTCAACCCCTTCCCGAACTAGGCCCTCAACCCCTTCCCGAACTAGGCCCTCAACTCCTTTACGAGCAGAGCGCGAGAAAAGAACCCCCACCTACCTTGAGGAAGCTGAAAGAGTCACTGAAAGAGAGCGAAATTCATTGAGCGCGCGAATGACCG CGATATTATTGAGCAACCTGTCGAACGCGATGTTGTTTCGCAGCAGTAAGAAAGTCAAGAGAAGGCCGTTGCCCCTCAAAGATCAGGATCCGTCACCCGAGATAGGGGCCAAATCATCCGTCCTTTTAACTCCTTCCGCCTCCATGGATGATTATATGATAGGGGTGCTTGGGGATCCATCCGAAGATGATACGTCCTTGGACGGTGACGACATCACtgacgaagagaagatggcggcCATTATAAGCGAGTTTGGAGATATTGCCAGTTTGTATGAGGACCAGGAACCTGAGAGAATTCTTGCCGAAAGCAAGGGTAGTATTTTTAA GAGTGTCATGATGATA GGCAATTTGCATCTCACAACCCATCGTCTCCTCTTTCATGCCTCTATTCCTCCTGATCATGGGACGAAGACCGGTGCTCTTTCCTCCACACAGTCCGCAGTAGATGACGCTACCGCCCGCCAACCGGACGTGCTCCAGGCCGGCCCGGTCACAGTTCATTTTCCAGGGGCTATCAGACCCTCAAGACGGGTGTGGATGGAATTAAGCTCGGAGATGGTTACCACTTACCCTGGTGCTGATGAAGCCAGTCGCGTGCGACCCCTCAGATGTGTTTTAT TGTCTTCCGTTCGACAATTGGAGCCAATAGATCTTGAACACCCTCGTGATTTTTATGTGGAGTACAAGACTGCTACTGGCTGGAAGCGGAGCCACATCTCTGTGGACACTGAG CAATCAGCCGGACAGTGGAGGCGGGCCTTCAATGCTGCACTATTCCGCCAGATGCGATATAAATGGCGCCAATCAAACGGCGTTAGCCCTCCCGATAACTGGTCAATGATGCGTGTCTGCATTCCATTAAGCAGAGCTACACTCAAAGGTATTAGTAGCTATTATTCCTTTGCCACTCTAATGGGACTGGATGTGGACCTTGAAGCCGTGTTACATCCGGCTTTGTCATTCTTGTCAGGCAATAAAAATCACATAGGTGATGCTTCACATAAACTCAAGCCTATACATCCGTCCTCTATATCATCAGTCAAACCACCGGctcttccattctccaAAATGACGTCTCGGAAATCTTCACTTCAGAGAGGAGATGCTGATGCTGCCAGATTATGTGATCTTGGGAACGGCTATCAAGCTAGTTCAGACAATCCGAAAGAGCCAAAATTGTTTGAATTTAATATTGCCGTCCTCAACGAACAAGTATGGTTTGCTGAGGCGCTACAATCTGCGGTAAACGCTTCTAAATTGCGGAAATATGCAGCAACAGCGAAGATACCTAAAGTCGTCCTCGAAGTGGACGGACATGATTGCCTTGCTGCAGATGACGAGTTGGACTCGAAAAGCATGGGGACAACAGGAAACAaggagttggaggaggatgaagacggCAGCGATGACCTGCTGCAACAAACACGCAAGCGAGAGAAGGCTTCTATGGCTGCAAAAGTATTCGGTttaaaagaagaagatgggataTGGA TGAAACGCTGTTATATTATAACATCGTTTCTGCCGGCCCGTGGCCATATTATTATAACGCCTCGGTACATCTGCTTCTGGCGCAGAGTAGCTGTTGGAACCGATATTAGA TATCGTTTCCCCGTTGAAGACGTGGAAAATGTATTCTCTGTTCCCGGAATGCGGGCTCACTTCCATGGCCTTGCTCTGCAGATAAAAGGGCATGAAGATCTTCGCTTTGAATTTTGGAAACAGGCATCAAGGGATGAA GTTATGACTCACATCAAATCATTAGCTGGAACAAATCCAGGCGTTATAGCTCTCCATTCACAACCACCATCACCCCTAGTGCCAAACAGTGGAAAACAGGATATGGCAGTTTCCCCCAAGCAAACTTTTGCAGTGCACCCAGCCGACATCCTTGCCCCCTCAAAAAGCTCTCTATTTCAGCCACTGTCTGTGACAGATGATAGTCTACCGTACTTGCCGTTCGTTGCCAATAAGCCACTTTTTACCGCGCGCCTAGAGCCGCGCACTTTTGTGTGTCTTACGATTGGTTCCAGGGGCGATGTCCAGCCCTATATCGCATTGGGTCTAGGGTTGAAAAAAGATGGGCATAAAGTGGTGATAGTAACACATC TGGAATTCAAGGACTGGGTCGAAGGCTACGGAATCGAACACCGCGAAGCAGGAGGTGACCCGACTGCTCTGATGAAGCTCAGTCAAGAACATAAAATGTTCTCTCCGGGGTTCTTTAAAGAGTCATTGGGGTCATTCCGTCAATGGCTGGATAATT TATTACTGGATTCATGGCAAGCATGCAAAGATGCGGATGTCCTCATTGAAAGCCCATCCGCCATGGCAGGGATACATATTGCGGAAGCCCTGAAAATACCATATTTCAGAGCTTTCACCATGCCTTGGACTAGGACATCTGCATATCCTCAAGCGTTCTTAGTTCCAGCGTTTGAAATGGGGCCTAGTTTCAACTATGCGACCTACGTGCTATTCGATAACATTATGTGGAAGGCAACTGCACCCCAAATCAATCGCTGGCGTAAAAAGCacctcaacctcaaaccGACAGATTTATCGACCCTCTCCATTACAAATGTTCCCTTCTTATATAACTTTAGCCCCACTGTTGTCCCAAAGCCACTCGACTGGCATGACGATGTCAATGTTACTGGCTACTGGAATCTGGAAGATAGTGACAGAGACTGGGTACCTCCAGCCGCATTGGAAGAGTTTATTGTTAGAGCAAATGAAAAAGGACGGCCTTTAGTTTACATT GGGTTTGGATCTATTGTTGTCCCACAACCTGATGAGATGACTCGAAGTATAATCAAAGCGGTCGAAAAAG CGAATGTTTGCGCAATCATTGCCAAAGGATGGTCTTCACGAGGTGGTGATCCAGCCAAAGAAGGGCAGAATATCACCTTCCCTGAAAGCTGTTATGATATCGATAAAATTCCCCATGCTTGGTTGTTCCCAAGAG TTCGAGCAGCATTGCATCATGGAGGTGCAGGGACTGTTGGTGCCAGCTTAAGGGCTGGTATCCCTACCTTAATCAAGCCCTGGTTTGG CGATCAATTCTTTTGGTCCATACGTGTTTCAAAGCTTGGTGTTGGGTTGAAAGTCCCATCTTTGCGGTCTGACGATGTGGCTTCAGCCCTTATCAAGGCTACATCTGATAGGGTCATGATTGAGAAAGCCGCTCGGATCGGCGAACGCATACGGTCAGAAAATGGCGTGGCTAATGCAGTCAGCGCTATCAGCTACAACATCTCCAGGGCGGCAAGTAATCGTAGAACTGTGCGATAA
- a CDS encoding rho GTPase activator: MVSTRPSPTPARGRVAYPSAANYTPGDANNSPAYLSASSPVKEVSSRESDKERAQGLKTWWKGFREREAAGDKQWSDGRVVFGVPLEISTQYASVQLSTSGPDDSLYVWGVIPVVVAKCGLYLKENATTIEGTFRVSGSEKRMRDLQLIFDTGPKYGKDIDWKRLPYTAHDVGTIFRRFLTQMPEPIVPFRYYGAFRLVMEKFTCGETSVDQAIDEYKHLIQSLPDVNRYLLLYVLDLLSVFARRSEINLMTAANLALIFQPGIISHEIHAMQLREHVLSQQVLEFLIEHQKHFVDGVKTASRKSKKKTKAKRSGSRSSSKQTVPAPLVKAADSDLMVPSDSDDEAPLGGYYVIEGRIRSPIPVANTTTSPSIEKIASPPPLRPKPTMDALEPSDSDEDVPPGGYEVRSGDFESARATLLARSHRNVTFRTMGESLARRKTVPARVGVGLSSKIRKSAEGTKEAP, translated from the exons ATGGTGTCAACAAGACCTTCCCCTACGCCGGCCCGTGGCCGAGTAGCTTATCCGTCTGCTGCGAACTACACCCCAGGAGACGCAAACAATTCTCCCGCCTATCTTAgtgcttcttctcctgtcaAGGAAGTTAGCTCCCGTGAATCAGACAAAGAGCGCGCCCAGGGATTGAAGACGTGGTGGAAGGGCTTCAGAGAAAGGGAGGCGGCTGGTGATAAGCAGTGGAGTG ACGGGCGAGTCGTGTTTGGCGTTCCTTTGGAAATATCTACACAGTATGCTTCGGTGCAGCTATCGACCAGCGGACCTGATGATTCTCTTTACGTTTGGGG TGTCATTCCAGTCGTTGTGGCCAAGTGTGGATTGTATTTGAAGGAAAATGCCACCACGATAGAAGGGACTTTCCGTGTATCTGGCTCAGAAAAACGAATGCGAGATCTTCAGTTGATATTCGATACTGGACCAAAG TATGGCAAAGATATTGACTGGAAAAGGCTACCATACACCGCACATGACGTAGGGACCATTTTCAGGAG ATTTCTCACTCAAATGCCA GAACCCATTGTACCGTTTCGCTACTATGGGGCATTCCGATTGGTCATGGAGAAATTTACATGCGGAGAGACATCCGTCGATCAAGCTATTGACGAGTATAAACATCTCATTCAGTCGCTACCCGACGTCAACAGGTATCTCCTGCTCTATGTATTGGATCTCTTGAGTGTTTTCGCCAGGCGCTCAGAGATCAACCTCATGACTGCAGCAA ACTTAGCGCTCATATTCCAACCGGGCATCATTTCGCATGAAATACACGCCATGCAGCTTCGCGAGCATGTGTTGTCTCAGCAAGTTTTGGAGTTTTTGATAGAACATCAAAAACATTTTGTTGATGGAGTGAAAACA GCTTCTCGTAAaagcaagaaaaagacgaaGGCTAAGCGATCTGGCAGcagatcatcttcaaaacAAACGGTGCCTGCGCCTTTGGTCAAAGCAGCAGACTCGGATTTGATGGTCCCCTCGGACTCAGACGATGAAGCCCCATTGGGAGGCTACTATGTGATCGAAGGACGGATCAGATCACCTATACCCGTCGCTAACACCACTACATCCCCTTCCATTGAGAAAATCGCATCACCGCCACCACTTCGTCCAAAGCCAACGATGGACGCATTGGAGCCTTCGGATtctgatgaggatgtcCCTCCAGGTGGTTATGAAGTACGATCCGGTGATTTTGAATCTGCCCGTGCCACGTTGTTGGCAAGATCGCATCGTAACGTGACATTTAGAACAATGGGCGAGAGCTTAGCTCGTCGGAAGACAGTACCTGCTCGTGTGGGTGTTGGACTGAGCTCCAAGATTAGGAAATCTGCGGAGGGGACCAAAGAGGCTCCATGA